The following proteins come from a genomic window of Microbacterium sp. SY138:
- a CDS encoding ABC transporter ATP-binding protein, translating into MMGCPQVAGAPITLERVSVQLDGRSVLHDISVELTASTIAVIGANGSGKSTFARLLNGLVTPHSGTVRVHGHDTVQERAAVRRLVGFVFTNPDAQILMPTPAEDLALSLRGRPKAEVAARVQETLETNGLGAHAEVPASMLSGGQKQMLALASVLIAQPRVIVADEPTTLLDLRNARRIGDLLLAQQAQVVVVTHDLDLAARCDAALLFEDGRIAASGEPARVIDAYRRACA; encoded by the coding sequence ATGATGGGGTGCCCTCAGGTCGCCGGGGCTCCGATCACGCTCGAGCGGGTGTCGGTGCAACTCGACGGACGTTCGGTGCTGCATGACATCAGCGTCGAGCTCACGGCTTCCACGATCGCCGTGATCGGGGCGAACGGTTCGGGGAAGTCGACGTTCGCGAGGCTGCTGAACGGACTCGTCACACCCCACAGCGGCACCGTGCGTGTGCACGGACATGACACCGTGCAGGAGCGTGCAGCGGTGCGCCGCCTCGTGGGCTTCGTCTTCACCAATCCGGATGCGCAGATCCTCATGCCGACACCGGCCGAGGATCTCGCGCTGTCGTTGCGCGGTCGCCCGAAGGCGGAAGTGGCCGCGCGCGTCCAGGAGACCCTCGAGACGAACGGACTGGGCGCGCACGCCGAGGTCCCGGCATCGATGCTGTCCGGTGGGCAGAAGCAGATGCTCGCGCTGGCGTCGGTGCTCATCGCGCAACCGCGCGTGATCGTCGCCGACGAGCCGACCACGCTGCTGGATCTACGGAACGCCCGCCGCATCGGCGACCTCCTGCTCGCACAGCAGGCGCAGGTGGTGGTGGTCACGCACGACCTCGACCTCGCTGCCCGCTGCGACGCCGCGCTGCTCTTCGAGGACGGGAGGATCGCCGCCTCCGGTGAGCCGGCGCGCGTGATCGACGCCTACCGGCGGGCGTGCGCATGA
- a CDS encoding acyltransferase has translation MAIVQAPRAVSTTAPPRASRDTGIDFLRALCVLGVVLLHAIMVGVTVTDSGPVFANASDGTGWIAPLSWFLQVMPLFFVIGGFSGLLAYRRMHQRGGTAIGFVAGRVHRLLRPAIFTIAVIALALALLTVFGVPADLIATAGFRYGQPLWFLGVFLLCQALLPLLASAHERAPLRTIGALVLASITVDVLRTATGIDGLGFLNLAFVWMTLQQLGFFLADGSIDRLARRVRATAGITALLLLVATFAFGIYSPDLIANINPPTAALLLVGVAHTSLLSLHRERLERFSRRPRVAAFTAFVTVRTMTIYLWHMPVLLLMAGVTAVYALVAGASLPALDSAGWWAGRPLWLATALALTALVAVAFTRFESQPAPSATTSMHRIVIGTLSGLVGIVLLLVLGTSVSTALIAIALIGAALRLSSLSASQRPTQRARVAVNAPVPA, from the coding sequence ATGGCCATCGTCCAGGCACCGCGCGCCGTCAGCACCACAGCTCCCCCACGCGCATCCCGCGACACCGGGATCGACTTCCTCCGGGCCCTCTGCGTCCTCGGGGTCGTGCTCCTGCACGCCATCATGGTCGGCGTCACCGTGACCGATTCCGGACCGGTCTTCGCCAATGCCAGCGACGGGACCGGATGGATCGCGCCGCTCAGCTGGTTCCTCCAGGTGATGCCCCTGTTCTTCGTCATCGGAGGGTTCTCGGGTCTGCTGGCCTACCGGCGGATGCATCAGCGCGGAGGCACGGCCATCGGCTTCGTCGCCGGCCGTGTGCATCGACTGCTGCGTCCGGCGATCTTCACGATCGCGGTCATCGCACTCGCACTCGCGCTGCTCACGGTCTTCGGCGTTCCCGCCGACCTCATCGCGACGGCGGGATTCCGATACGGGCAGCCGCTCTGGTTCCTGGGCGTCTTCCTGCTCTGTCAGGCTCTGCTCCCTCTTCTCGCCTCCGCCCATGAACGCGCACCGCTGCGCACGATCGGCGCGCTGGTGCTCGCCTCGATCACCGTCGACGTGCTGCGCACAGCCACCGGCATCGACGGGCTGGGGTTCCTTAACCTCGCTTTCGTGTGGATGACCCTCCAGCAGCTCGGGTTCTTCCTGGCCGACGGCAGCATCGACCGCCTCGCCAGGCGCGTACGCGCCACCGCCGGGATCACGGCCCTCCTTCTGCTCGTCGCGACCTTCGCCTTCGGCATCTACTCCCCCGACCTCATCGCGAACATCAACCCGCCGACCGCGGCGCTCCTCCTCGTCGGAGTTGCGCACACCAGCCTGCTGTCACTGCACCGCGAGCGTCTCGAACGGTTCAGCCGTCGGCCGCGGGTCGCCGCGTTCACCGCCTTCGTGACGGTGCGCACCATGACGATCTACCTCTGGCACATGCCGGTACTGCTCCTGATGGCCGGTGTCACCGCAGTGTACGCACTCGTCGCCGGAGCCAGCCTGCCGGCGTTGGACAGCGCGGGATGGTGGGCCGGGCGTCCCCTCTGGCTGGCGACGGCTCTCGCTCTCACCGCTCTCGTCGCCGTCGCCTTCACGCGATTCGAGTCGCAGCCCGCGCCCTCGGCGACGACCTCGATGCACCGCATCGTCATCGGAACCTTGAGCGGTCTGGTCGGGATCGTGCTCCTTCTGGTGCTCGGCACCTCGGTATCGACCGCGCTGATCGCGATCGCGCTGATCGGCGCCGCGCTGCGACTCTCGTCGCTGTCGGCTTCTCAGCGACCGACACAGCGAGCACGAGTCGCAGTCAACGCGCCAGTGCCGGCCTGA
- a CDS encoding TetR family transcriptional regulator: MSPEHNPARHDRDSVARRALALLDEVGLADLSMRRIAAGLDVQPSALYWHFASKQELLAELADRITASIPHGSTDVLTTARGIRDALFAYRDGAELVLSTYALQLGSSQAQTALTDALRAQGAPDADDRGAAILHFVLGHATLVQQRMHADSHGALPDAGALDVTAGLDGVFDLGVTALAGDLSAPATPPRARA, from the coding sequence ATGAGTCCCGAGCACAATCCGGCACGTCACGACCGCGACAGCGTGGCCAGGCGCGCTCTCGCCCTGCTCGACGAGGTGGGACTCGCCGATCTCTCGATGCGGCGCATCGCCGCCGGGCTCGACGTGCAACCCAGCGCGCTCTACTGGCACTTCGCGAGCAAGCAGGAGCTGCTGGCCGAACTCGCCGACCGGATCACCGCATCGATCCCTCACGGGAGCACCGACGTCCTCACGACCGCGCGCGGCATCCGCGACGCACTCTTCGCCTACCGTGACGGCGCCGAACTGGTCCTCAGCACCTATGCGCTCCAACTCGGCTCGTCGCAGGCGCAGACCGCGCTGACCGATGCGCTCCGCGCGCAGGGAGCCCCCGATGCGGATGACCGTGGAGCCGCGATCCTGCATTTCGTGCTCGGACACGCAACGCTCGTCCAACAGCGCATGCATGCCGACAGCCACGGCGCTCTGCCCGACGCCGGCGCTCTCGACGTCACCGCCGGACTCGATGGCGTGTTCGACCTCGGGGTCACCGCCCTCGCGGGAGACCTCAGCGCGCCGGCGACTCCGCCGCGTGCCCGAGCCTGA
- a CDS encoding response regulator transcription factor, producing MTISVLIADDQAMVRAGFAALLDAHDGIRVTGQAANGAEAVTLAARLDPDVILMDVRMPELDGIEATRRILGPSYPAAHVPRILMLTTFDIDDYVYDALEAGASGFLLKDALPEELVHAVRVVADGDALLAPSVTRRMIEQFAGRRPRAPRSATALAELTDREREVLVLIGRGRSNTEIAADLFIAEQTVKTHVGKVLAKLSLRDRVHAVILAYDTGLVEPSS from the coding sequence GTGACCATCAGCGTCCTCATCGCCGACGACCAGGCCATGGTTCGAGCAGGGTTCGCCGCGCTCCTCGACGCCCATGACGGCATCCGCGTGACCGGGCAGGCGGCGAACGGTGCGGAAGCGGTCACCCTCGCAGCGCGTCTCGATCCCGATGTGATCCTCATGGATGTGCGCATGCCGGAGCTCGACGGGATCGAGGCCACGAGGCGCATCCTCGGCCCCTCCTATCCGGCCGCGCACGTACCTCGAATCCTGATGCTCACCACATTCGACATCGACGACTACGTGTACGACGCGCTCGAGGCCGGCGCCAGCGGCTTCCTGCTGAAGGATGCTCTACCGGAGGAGCTCGTGCACGCGGTTCGGGTCGTCGCGGACGGCGATGCGCTGCTCGCGCCCAGCGTGACGCGCCGCATGATCGAGCAGTTCGCCGGCCGCCGCCCCCGCGCACCGCGCTCGGCGACGGCTCTCGCCGAGCTCACGGATCGCGAGCGCGAGGTGCTCGTGCTCATCGGTCGAGGTCGTTCTAACACCGAGATCGCCGCCGATCTCTTCATCGCAGAGCAGACCGTCAAGACGCATGTCGGCAAGGTGCTCGCCAAACTGAGCCTGCGAGACCGCGTGCACGCCGTGATCCTCGCGTACGACACCGGACTCGTCGAACCGTCGTCCTGA
- a CDS encoding metal-sulfur cluster assembly factor, with protein MTATLTDEKYDAVTEALKDVMDPELGINVVDLGLIYDLAWDDENDALVIHMTLTSAGCPLTDVLEDQTAQALDSVVDRFRINWVWMPPWGPERITDDGRDMMRALGFAI; from the coding sequence ATGACAGCGACCCTCACGGACGAGAAGTACGACGCGGTCACCGAGGCTCTCAAAGACGTCATGGACCCCGAGCTCGGGATCAACGTCGTCGACCTCGGCCTCATCTACGACCTCGCCTGGGATGACGAGAACGATGCTCTCGTCATCCACATGACGCTGACCAGCGCCGGCTGCCCGCTCACGGACGTCCTCGAGGACCAGACCGCCCAGGCTCTGGACAGCGTCGTCGATCGCTTCCGGATCAATTGGGTCTGGATGCCGCCGTGGGGCCCGGAGCGGATCACGGATGACGGACGCGACATGATGCGCGCCCTCGGCTTCGCTATCTGA
- a CDS encoding CbiQ family ECF transporter T component — translation MIPLYRPGTGLIHRAPAGFKLAALAVGALVLSLYPHDSLSIGVSLAIVVGLYGLSGLPFRVLVTEAWRLRWIVLVLAAALLIFVSPAAAWISTGRVVAVLLLASLLTLTTRMSDLLAVLHRLLRPLRSMRVDPEAVALTISLTLTTVPVIAGFAARVREAEQARDVRLGIRTVVPLLVLALRHADDVGEALAARGIV, via the coding sequence ATGATCCCGCTCTACCGTCCGGGAACGGGGCTCATCCATCGAGCGCCGGCAGGCTTCAAACTCGCGGCCCTGGCTGTCGGCGCCCTCGTGCTCTCGCTGTATCCGCACGACTCGCTGAGCATCGGCGTCTCGCTCGCGATCGTCGTGGGGCTGTACGGCCTGAGCGGACTGCCGTTCCGTGTGCTCGTCACGGAGGCCTGGCGTCTGCGCTGGATCGTCCTCGTCCTCGCCGCGGCGCTGCTCATCTTCGTGTCGCCCGCCGCCGCGTGGATCAGCACAGGGAGGGTCGTGGCGGTGCTCCTCCTGGCGAGCCTGCTGACCCTGACCACTCGGATGTCGGACCTTCTCGCGGTGCTCCATCGTCTCCTCCGTCCGCTTCGCAGCATGCGGGTCGATCCGGAGGCGGTGGCGCTGACGATATCGCTCACCCTCACGACAGTCCCGGTGATCGCCGGGTTCGCCGCACGCGTGCGCGAAGCCGAGCAGGCCCGCGATGTGCGCCTGGGGATCCGCACCGTCGTGCCGCTGCTGGTGCTCGCATTGCGGCACGCGGATGACGTCGGCGAAGCGCTGGCGGCCCGGGGCATCGTCTGA
- a CDS encoding VTT domain-containing protein, with protein MDILNELIMQAIASPWLYLVLFAVTVIDGFFPPVPSETVLVAAAAVTASTGEGNLVLLGLVAAIGAAIGDNLAFVIGRAVGTTRFAWMRRPRVAAAFAHAQRALDRRSATLILGARYIPVGRVAVNMSAGALHFPWRRFLPLSLIAGVSWSVFSLAIGLLAGAWIKDQPLLSAGLGIVIALVIGFVIDRIAAARRRRAPAPQLAG; from the coding sequence GTGGACATCCTCAACGAGCTCATCATGCAGGCGATCGCCTCGCCCTGGCTGTACCTGGTCCTGTTCGCCGTCACCGTCATCGACGGCTTCTTCCCCCCGGTTCCCAGCGAGACCGTGCTCGTCGCCGCGGCGGCGGTCACTGCCTCCACCGGCGAGGGAAACCTGGTGCTCCTCGGGCTCGTCGCCGCGATCGGTGCGGCGATCGGAGACAATCTCGCCTTCGTCATCGGGCGAGCGGTGGGCACGACGAGGTTCGCGTGGATGCGACGCCCCCGGGTGGCGGCGGCATTCGCTCACGCCCAGCGCGCACTCGACCGTCGGAGCGCGACGCTCATCCTCGGCGCCCGCTACATCCCGGTCGGTCGGGTCGCCGTCAACATGAGCGCGGGCGCTCTCCACTTCCCCTGGCGGCGCTTCCTCCCCTTGAGCCTCATCGCCGGGGTCAGCTGGAGCGTGTTCAGCCTCGCGATCGGTCTGCTCGCCGGCGCCTGGATCAAAGACCAGCCCCTGCTCAGCGCCGGGCTCGGCATCGTCATCGCCCTCGTCATCGGGTTCGTGATCGACCGGATCGCCGCGGCCCGTCGCCGCCGTGCGCCGGCGCCCCAGCTGGCAGGATGA
- a CDS encoding sensor histidine kinase: protein MARRRERTPLRQRINRRTSALVALGAAVVALYAVIVPLQTLLYGTPLPLSFILGAVLCASPLLAISRPRWALILFTASAFTLPLTVVPELAIQSPWPWSVPALLVFVLFVGVVTFLHGTRIGAFALILGAIASLLAPVLRPDMVALPASSASATADLIVTTAVASAMFLIAALIAGRVRVAAELTREKEHSALEEARRALVEERTRIARELHDVVAHSMSVIQVQASTAKYRIPELGTAAITEFDDIAATARTSLTEMRRMLGVLRTEDQSAELAPQQGVDDIPALVDSIRRAGVDVGLVLEGTETASATPAVQIAAFRIVQEALSNAVRHAPGARIAVRVRAEAPSIHIQVHNDAPPHRAESHGTGYGLRGMRERAEILGGSLSAGPASDGGWDVDAVLPLDAAPAGTPSSPSPDKESL, encoded by the coding sequence ATGGCACGACGCCGGGAGCGCACACCGCTCCGCCAACGGATCAACCGCCGCACCTCCGCCCTCGTGGCGCTGGGTGCGGCGGTCGTGGCGCTGTACGCGGTGATCGTCCCGCTGCAGACCCTCCTGTACGGCACACCGCTGCCGCTGTCGTTCATCCTCGGAGCTGTGCTGTGCGCTTCGCCGCTCCTCGCGATCTCACGTCCTCGCTGGGCTCTCATCCTGTTCACGGCGAGTGCGTTCACCCTGCCGCTCACGGTCGTGCCGGAGCTGGCGATCCAGTCTCCCTGGCCGTGGTCCGTTCCGGCACTCCTCGTCTTCGTCCTCTTCGTCGGCGTCGTCACTTTCCTCCATGGGACGAGGATCGGAGCCTTCGCCCTGATCCTCGGGGCGATCGCCTCGCTTCTCGCCCCCGTGCTCCGGCCCGACATGGTCGCCCTCCCGGCGTCATCCGCCAGTGCGACCGCCGACCTGATCGTCACGACTGCAGTCGCCTCCGCGATGTTCCTCATCGCAGCGCTGATAGCCGGGCGGGTCCGCGTCGCCGCCGAGCTGACGCGCGAGAAGGAGCACAGCGCGCTCGAGGAGGCCAGGCGCGCGCTCGTCGAAGAGCGCACACGGATCGCCAGGGAGCTGCACGACGTCGTCGCCCACAGCATGTCGGTGATCCAGGTGCAGGCCTCGACGGCCAAGTATCGGATTCCCGAGCTCGGCACCGCCGCCATCACGGAGTTCGACGACATCGCCGCCACCGCCCGGACCTCGCTCACGGAGATGCGACGCATGCTCGGGGTGCTCCGCACCGAAGACCAGAGCGCCGAACTGGCCCCGCAGCAAGGCGTCGACGACATCCCCGCCCTTGTCGACAGCATCCGCCGCGCCGGTGTCGACGTCGGACTCGTCCTCGAAGGAACCGAAACCGCCTCCGCCACACCTGCTGTCCAGATCGCCGCCTTCCGCATCGTGCAGGAGGCATTGAGCAACGCCGTGCGACACGCACCCGGTGCGCGCATCGCTGTGCGCGTGCGCGCAGAGGCGCCCAGCATCCACATCCAGGTGCACAACGACGCACCGCCGCACCGCGCCGAGAGTCACGGCACCGGTTACGGGCTCCGGGGCATGCGGGAGCGCGCCGAGATCCTCGGCGGCAGTCTCTCCGCCGGCCCCGCGTCCGACGGAGGATGGGATGTCGACGCCGTCCTCCCCCTCGACGCCGCCCCGGCCGGCACACCTTCATCCCCTTCCCCTGACAAGGAGAGCCTGTGA
- the abc-f gene encoding ribosomal protection-like ABC-F family protein, giving the protein MLAVHDLEIRVGARLLMENVSFRVADGDKIGLVGRNGAGKTTLTKVLAGDVLPSGGSVTRSGELGYLPQDPRSGNPEDLARTRILDARGLGQLNLGMTEAALAMGSDDPAVADKAMKRYARLTEQFEAQGGYAAEAEAASIANNLSLPDRILDQPLSTLSGGQRRRIELARILFSDAQTMILDEPTNHLDADSVVWLREFLKGYKGGLIVISHDVELVGETVNRVFYLDANRQIIDTYNMNWKNYLRQRVADEERRKKERANAEKKATTLQLQAARFGAKASKAAAAHQMIARAEKLLAGLDEVRQEDRVAKLRFPKPAPCGKTPMMASGLSKSYGSLEIFTDVDLAIDRGSKVVVLGLNGAGKTTLLRMLAGVDQPDTGQLEPGHGLKVGYYAQEHENLDVNRSVLENMVSAAPHITETEARKVLGSFLFTGDDVLKPAGVLSGGEKTRLSLATLVVSSANLLLLDEPTNNLDPASREEILGALAHYEGAVVLVSHDPGAVQSLNPERVLILPDGVEDIWSQEYQDLIELA; this is encoded by the coding sequence GTGCTTGCCGTGCACGACCTCGAGATCCGCGTTGGCGCGCGCCTGCTGATGGAGAACGTCTCGTTCCGCGTCGCCGACGGAGACAAGATCGGACTCGTCGGCCGCAACGGGGCCGGGAAGACCACGCTCACCAAGGTGCTCGCCGGTGACGTGCTCCCGTCGGGCGGAAGCGTCACCCGCTCCGGGGAACTCGGCTACCTGCCGCAGGACCCTCGTTCGGGCAATCCCGAAGACCTCGCGCGTACGCGCATCCTCGATGCCCGCGGGCTCGGTCAGCTCAACCTCGGCATGACCGAGGCGGCCCTCGCCATGGGTTCCGACGACCCCGCGGTGGCCGACAAGGCCATGAAGCGCTACGCCCGACTCACCGAGCAGTTCGAGGCGCAGGGCGGCTACGCGGCCGAAGCCGAAGCCGCGTCCATCGCCAACAACCTGTCGCTTCCCGACCGTATCCTCGACCAGCCGCTGTCGACGCTGTCCGGCGGTCAACGCCGTCGGATCGAACTCGCGCGCATCCTCTTCTCCGACGCGCAGACGATGATCCTCGACGAGCCGACCAACCACCTCGACGCCGACAGCGTCGTGTGGTTGCGCGAGTTCCTCAAGGGCTACAAGGGCGGGCTGATCGTGATCAGTCACGATGTGGAGCTCGTCGGCGAGACCGTCAACCGGGTGTTCTACCTCGACGCGAACCGCCAGATCATCGACACATACAACATGAACTGGAAGAACTACCTGCGTCAGCGGGTGGCTGATGAGGAGCGTCGCAAGAAGGAACGCGCGAACGCCGAGAAGAAGGCGACGACCCTGCAGCTGCAGGCCGCCCGCTTCGGTGCGAAGGCTTCGAAGGCCGCTGCTGCGCACCAGATGATCGCGCGCGCCGAGAAGCTGCTTGCCGGACTGGACGAGGTGCGTCAGGAGGACCGGGTGGCGAAGCTGCGCTTCCCGAAGCCCGCTCCTTGCGGTAAGACGCCGATGATGGCCTCCGGCCTCTCGAAGTCGTACGGCTCGCTCGAGATCTTCACCGACGTCGACCTGGCGATCGATCGCGGTTCGAAGGTCGTCGTGCTCGGACTCAACGGTGCAGGAAAGACCACACTGCTGCGGATGCTCGCCGGCGTCGACCAGCCCGATACGGGACAGCTCGAGCCGGGGCACGGCCTCAAGGTCGGCTACTACGCGCAGGAGCACGAGAACCTCGACGTGAACCGCTCGGTGCTCGAGAACATGGTCTCGGCCGCTCCGCACATCACGGAGACCGAAGCGCGCAAGGTGCTCGGGTCGTTCCTGTTCACGGGTGACGACGTGCTCAAGCCCGCCGGCGTCCTCTCCGGTGGTGAGAAGACCCGTCTGTCGCTCGCGACGCTGGTCGTGTCGTCGGCGAACCTGCTGCTGCTCGATGAGCCGACCAACAACCTCGATCCTGCCTCGCGCGAGGAGATCCTCGGTGCGCTCGCGCACTACGAGGGCGCAGTCGTGCTCGTCTCGCACGACCCCGGTGCCGTGCAGTCACTCAACCCCGAACGTGTGCTGATCCTGCCGGACGGGGTCGAGGACATCTGGAGCCAGGAGTACCAGGACCTCATCGAGCTCGCCTAG
- a CDS encoding aminotransferase class I/II-fold pyridoxal phosphate-dependent enzyme, whose protein sequence is MLQVKALPLAELRERSSEKWREYPADVLPLFVAETDFPLAPAISTALQRAVEIGDTGYVASRTPLAESFAAFASRRYGWDPDPARMRSTADVSMGIVEILRRVTQPGERIVVTPPVYPPFYDLVAEAGAEVERVPLRDTGTGWELDIDGIRAAFDDGATAILLCNPHNPTGTVHDRDSLAALAELADEFGVAVVSDEIHAPLAQPGTGFTPFLSVSDSAQRVGYAVVSASKAFNLAGLKCALMVTADDATSAVVRGLPVEVEWRTGQFGLLAAVAAFSEESDEWLDGLLRTLDENRVLLKDLLAARLPGARYRIPDAGYLAWIDLSALEWGDNPARRILKDAKVALHFGPSFGAEGAGHVRLNFGTSPEILTEAIERIASLVGR, encoded by the coding sequence ATGCTTCAGGTGAAGGCCCTGCCTCTTGCGGAACTCCGCGAGCGCAGCAGCGAGAAGTGGCGGGAGTACCCCGCCGACGTCTTGCCGCTGTTCGTCGCGGAGACCGATTTCCCGTTGGCTCCGGCCATCTCGACGGCGTTGCAGCGTGCGGTGGAGATCGGTGACACAGGGTATGTCGCCTCGCGCACGCCGCTCGCGGAGTCGTTCGCGGCCTTCGCGAGCCGACGCTACGGGTGGGACCCTGACCCGGCCCGGATGCGCAGCACGGCTGACGTGAGCATGGGGATCGTGGAGATCCTGCGTCGCGTGACGCAGCCGGGGGAGCGGATCGTCGTGACGCCGCCCGTGTACCCACCCTTCTACGATCTGGTCGCCGAGGCCGGTGCAGAGGTCGAACGGGTACCGCTTCGCGATACCGGCACCGGCTGGGAGCTCGACATCGACGGGATCCGCGCGGCGTTCGACGACGGTGCGACGGCGATCCTGCTCTGCAACCCGCACAACCCCACTGGCACGGTGCACGATCGGGACAGTCTCGCAGCGCTCGCGGAGCTGGCCGACGAGTTCGGCGTCGCGGTCGTCTCGGACGAGATCCATGCGCCCCTCGCCCAACCGGGCACGGGGTTCACCCCTTTCCTGTCCGTGAGCGACTCTGCACAGCGGGTGGGCTACGCCGTCGTGAGCGCCAGCAAGGCGTTCAACCTGGCCGGGCTCAAGTGCGCCCTCATGGTCACGGCCGACGACGCGACCAGCGCCGTCGTCCGAGGTCTTCCGGTCGAGGTCGAATGGCGAACGGGGCAGTTCGGGCTGCTCGCGGCCGTCGCGGCGTTCTCGGAGGAGAGCGATGAGTGGCTCGACGGTCTGCTGCGCACTCTCGACGAGAACCGCGTGCTGCTCAAGGATCTTCTCGCCGCCCGTCTTCCCGGCGCGCGCTACCGCATCCCCGATGCGGGCTACCTCGCCTGGATAGATCTCTCCGCACTGGAGTGGGGCGACAACCCCGCTCGGCGCATCCTCAAGGACGCCAAGGTCGCCCTGCACTTCGGGCCGTCGTTCGGCGCGGAGGGCGCGGGCCACGTGCGACTGAACTTCGGCACCAGCCCCGAGATCCTCACCGAGGCCATCGAGCGCATCGCGTCGCTCGTCGGCCGATGA
- a CDS encoding MFS transporter translates to MTAADAATIWDRQRIWVTLGAVALIFLAAIEALAVTTVMPIVSEALDGEALFAVAFAGTLATSVIGMVATGAWSDARGPRGALYVAVTLFIIGLLLSGFAVTMHQFLVGRLVQGLGTGGQTVALYVVVARLYPPHLHGRIFAAFAAAWVVPSMVGPFLAGAVAEYLDWRWAFLGVAVLTAAAFLMIAVRLRGVDLGRGEPQDRRTLIVRLLLAVVVAVLAVVVGFSAEMIPSIRWPVALGAVLAIGFAVLPLLPRRTLRAGLGLPSVVLMRGIVAGAFFAAEAYIPYLLMKKFDFSATWAGVALMLAALAWAGASALQGRFGERLGNHRITTISLGSLLVAMLCVLTAAVFDVSAAVVVVGWAFAGGGMGLLYPRLTVLTLAYSDETNQGFNSSALSISDAAGSAVAIALAGLGVATLGGEAGAFSAVFAFCIALVALAVVPGLRLGHAAESPAR, encoded by the coding sequence ATGACCGCCGCCGACGCCGCGACGATCTGGGACCGCCAACGGATCTGGGTGACTCTCGGCGCGGTCGCGCTGATCTTCCTCGCGGCGATCGAGGCTCTGGCCGTCACGACGGTGATGCCGATCGTCAGCGAGGCTCTCGATGGTGAGGCCCTGTTCGCCGTGGCCTTCGCGGGAACCCTCGCGACGAGCGTGATCGGCATGGTCGCGACCGGAGCCTGGTCAGATGCCCGCGGCCCCCGCGGCGCCCTCTACGTCGCGGTGACGCTCTTCATCATCGGTCTGCTCCTCTCGGGCTTCGCCGTCACGATGCATCAGTTCCTGGTCGGACGCCTCGTCCAGGGGCTCGGGACGGGAGGGCAGACGGTCGCACTGTACGTCGTGGTCGCACGCTTGTATCCGCCCCATCTGCACGGTCGGATCTTCGCCGCCTTCGCCGCGGCGTGGGTCGTGCCGTCCATGGTCGGTCCGTTTCTGGCGGGCGCCGTCGCCGAGTATCTCGATTGGCGCTGGGCCTTCTTGGGCGTGGCCGTGCTCACCGCTGCGGCGTTCCTGATGATCGCCGTCCGCCTCCGTGGGGTCGACCTCGGGCGTGGCGAGCCGCAGGATCGCCGTACGCTCATCGTCCGCCTGTTGCTCGCGGTCGTCGTCGCGGTCCTCGCCGTCGTCGTCGGCTTCTCCGCCGAGATGATCCCCTCGATCAGATGGCCGGTGGCGCTCGGCGCCGTGCTGGCGATCGGCTTCGCCGTACTGCCACTCCTGCCGCGGCGTACCTTGCGGGCAGGGCTGGGGCTTCCCAGCGTGGTGCTCATGCGAGGAATCGTGGCGGGAGCCTTCTTCGCTGCGGAGGCCTACATCCCCTATCTGCTGATGAAGAAGTTCGACTTCAGCGCGACCTGGGCGGGCGTCGCCCTCATGCTCGCGGCCCTCGCGTGGGCGGGTGCCTCGGCCCTGCAGGGGCGGTTCGGCGAGAGACTCGGCAATCACCGCATCACGACGATCAGCCTGGGGTCACTCCTGGTCGCGATGCTGTGCGTGCTCACCGCCGCCGTGTTCGACGTCTCGGCGGCCGTCGTGGTGGTGGGCTGGGCATTCGCCGGCGGCGGGATGGGACTGCTCTATCCACGCCTCACCGTCCTGACCCTGGCCTACTCGGACGAGACCAATCAGGGGTTCAACTCCTCCGCGTTGTCGATATCGGACGCGGCCGGATCAGCCGTCGCCATCGCACTCGCCGGTCTCGGTGTCGCGACGCTCGGCGGCGAGGCCGGGGCGTTCAGCGCGGTCTTCGCGTTCTGTATCGCTCTCGTCGCGTTGGCTGTCGTACCCGGGCTCAGGCTCGGGCACGCGGCGGAGTCGCCGGCGCGCTGA